Within Mycobacterium heckeshornense, the genomic segment ATAGCCCCGACGGCTGAAGGAACGAGTTGATCGGATCGGGCTCCATCGCCGAGAAAACCGTTCCTAGACGCTGTTTGGCCTGCTGCAGTGCCATCACAGTGACGACGACGGACGCGTCGCCTGCGACGATGGCCGCGCGGGCCAGACCGATCGCGCCCGCCGAGCCGCCGCCGCCCGCCGTCAGCGCCGCGGTGAACCGGATCTCGGGGATACCGAGCGTTTCAACGAAATCGGCGGTATCCATCTTCTCGGCGTAACCGGCGGCGGCGCCGGAATAGTAAGCAAAGCCGTCGATGTCGGTGACCGACAGCCCGGCGTCTGCACAGGCGGCCAGAATCGCTTCGCAGGCCAGTTCCAGCGTGGTCTTGGGTAGCGACTGGCCGCGCTTGTAATACGGCGTCGCACCGATGCCGACGATCGCGACGTCGCACAAGCCAGTGGTGCCGGGCACTGCTCAGGCGGCTTCCGCAGGGACAGGGGGAACGTGGGGAAACAGTTCGTAGAACGTTCCCTGGGTGATCCGCAGCCGGGTCTGCTCGCTGACCCCGTCAAACAGCGTCTTCAAGGTGTCCTGGGTATGGCCGAACGTGCCCTCCATGTGCGGGTAGTCACTGCCGAACATCACGTTGCGATATCCCATGTGCTCATAGGCGGCGACCGCGGTTTCGTCGTGCTGGAACGACGCATAAACCTGGTTGTAGAGGATTTCCTTGGGGCTGCGGCTTAGTTTGGGGCGCACCGCCATGTGGTGCTGGCGGTAGCCTTCGACCATCCGGTCGCCAAGGAACGGAACCCACGTGGCCCCACCTTCGGAAATCAGCACCTTCAAGTTCGGGTGGCGGTCCAGCGCCCCGGAGGCCACCATCTTCATCGCCGCCCGCTGGCCGGAAAAGGTGGTCTCGGCGTAGTTCATCACCGCGCCTCCCGGACCCCGGTACACCAAGCCCAACCCGCCGCTGGCCCCACCCACCGTCATGTCCACCGGGTCGGTGCCGATATGAAAGGCCAGCACCATGCCGGCCTCTTCGGCGGCCGCCCAGAACGGTTCCCAGCTCTCACGGTGCCAGTCATCGGCGCTCGGATGCGGTGTGGTCGGTAAGAAGACCGCCTTGAATCCGTGGTCGGCGGCCCATTGCAGCTCCTCGACCGCGTCGTCGACGTTCAATGTCGAGACCTGCGCGGTCACCACGTAGCGATCCGATACGGACATGATCTCGTCGATCGCCCACTCATTGCTGGCCCGCATGCACGCCCTGAGCAATTCGGGTGTGCGAAAACTTGAGGCCCACATGCCCAGCGAGGGGAAGATCACCTCGCCCCAAACGCCTTCCTTGTCCAGGTCGGCAAGCCGGGCCCGTGCGTCGCGGCTGCCCTGTGGCTTCATGCTCTCCTCGGCGAATTTCACCATCGCTGAGGACGGCAGCTTGCGCCTAAAGATCTGACCGTCGACGTGCACGGTTTCCCATTCCCCATCGGGGTCCTTTTCGGCGCGCGGGGTCAGTTCGGCGAGACGCTTGGGCAACCGCGACTGCCACAGGTCGTCGGGTTCCAGAAAGTGCGAATCACCGGAGTTCGTCCAGATCTTGGTCATCGCTCCTCCAGCCAGGCCGCTGCTCGGGTTACACCGAGGATGGCAGGTCGCCGGGAGAAAGTCCAGTACTTTTAATGGATTAGTATTATTATTTCGGCGATCGCGCTGTGCAGGTGAGACTGACGGCGACGCCGAAGGAGGAGGCCGATGGTTGGTAGCGAGCTGCCCGCGGCTATGCGTCGCCGTAACGCGTCGGGTGAGGCGACACGGGTGATGCTCATGGAGGTGGCTGAGCGGTTATTCGCCACCCGGGGTATCCAAGCGGTAACGCTGCGCGAAATCCAGGAAGCCGCCGGGCAAGCCAACACATCGGTGATCCGCTACCATTTCGGGTCACGAGACGGCCTGATCCGGGCCCTGATTGCGTTCCGTCAGCATACGCTCGGCAGGGTCAGGCAGCAGATGCTTGAGCGGATGCGCGAAGAGGGCAAGGAAGCCGACCCTCGAGCGGTGGTGTGGCTGCTGGTGCGGCCACTGGCTGACAGCATCAAGGCCGGGGAGATGTTCGTGCCGTTTTTGGCTCGGCTCGCCGAGGATCCACGGGCCCGCAGTGACTACTGGCCGGATCACCTCGACGATGACTGGACGCAGGAGAAACTGGAGGCGCTGGTGGAGGCCGCGCTGCAAGACTTGCCCGAGCGGATCCGGCGGGGACGCACCTTCCAGCTCTACATCGGCATTATCAACGTGCTCGGCCAATCCGCTCGGTCGAGCCAAGGTATCAGCGAAGCGCAGTTGCACAACTTCGTCGACGGGTGGGTCGGCTTGCTCACCGCCCCGGTGTCCTACGAGACCCGTGCCTTGCTCACCCAATCACGCGGCAGCTAACGCTAACCAGCGCCGATGATGCGGCGCGACCGCAGGTCGGCGATGCGATCGTCGTCAAGACCGATCTCGCGCAGCACCGCATCGGTGTGCTGGCCGATCGTGCACCCGGCGTCGGCCTTCGTGCGCGACCGCGAGAACCGGCATAGCGGCGCCAGCCGTCGATGGCGATCGAAAATCGGGCTGACCGCTTCCACCGAGTAGCCCGCTTCAAAGTAGGGGTCGGTCTGCAGCTCCAGCTCCGGATTGCGTTCCACCACCTCGACGCAGCCGATGTCTTGCGACGTCAACTCGCGCTCCCAGTCCAGCTTTGACTTGCTGGCAAACACCGGGGTCAACGCATCAGCCAGGGCGGCGTCGTTGACTGCCCGCGCCGCCGCCGTGGTGAACCTTTCGTCAGCCTCCAGGTCGACATACACCGACATGGCCTTGGCGAACGCCGGCCATTCCTGGGGGAGCGGAGCGGCCAGGAAGATCCACCCGTCGGCGGCGCGGTACATCCGGTAGAGCGCATTGAGGCCGTAGAACTCTTCATCGACCGTCTCGTCCTGCCGACGACCGGCGTAGCTGGTGTTGTAGGCGATCAGCGCCTGCAGCGCCGTGCCCAGCATCGTGGTGACCATATTCGGCAATTGCAGCCCGCGCCGCTTCGCATACAGCCCGACCAGCAACGCCGAGGCAACGCCCAGCGCCGCGATACCGTCGGCCTGTACGGCAGGGGCCGCACTGCCGGCGAACAACGCCGCCGCCTTGCGGTGCACGTCGTCGAGGTCTGTCGGTGGCCGCGCGGCATCGCGGCTGTCCATCACCGCCAGGCCCGAGGCCGCTCCGATGGACGGCGCGTAGGCCGCCCGATGCGCGTAGGGGCCATCGATGCCGTACCCCGGGGCACTGACGAATACCAGATCAGGGTTGACGGCTTTGAGCGTGGCCTCGTCGATTTTGGCCCGTTTGGCCGCCTGGCCGCGGAAGCACTGCAAGACCGCGTCGACGTGTTTGACCAGCTCATACACCAGCTCAAGACCCTCGGGTTTGGTGAAATCGATGGCCACACTTTCTTTGCCCTGCAGCACTTTTGCCCCGCCGGCTTCCGGGAATGCGACCAAGGTCCGGATGTTGTCGCCGTCGAGCGGTTCGACCTTGATCACCCGGGCGCCGAGATCGGTCAGCAGTGTGGCGCCGTAGGGTCCGGCGAACATGCTGCCGAATTCCAGGATGGTCAGGCCGTGCAGCGGCAGATCCCTCGGTCCGCCGCCGGGTGACGGCGTCACCGGCGGCGCAGCCGGCGCGTCCAATGTCAGCTCGGCGTTGTGCTCGCCGAGCCGTGGCGCCGGCCGTAACCTCGTCAGTGGTTTGCCCTCGGCATGGATCAGGGTCGACGGCTGGCGCACCGCTCCCAGCTCGGGGTCGATCACCGTCACCGCTCGGCCTTCGTGACGTACTTGCGGATGATCCAGTGACGCCTGCGGGCTGCGGAACAGCTCACCGCTGAGATCGTGGTTTGCCGCGAATGCCTGCTCCCATTCTGCCAGGGTGCGCGCGCGGACCCGTTGCAGCATCATGTCCCACCACTCGGTGCGCAGCTCGGCGCTGGGCAGCATCGGGAAACCCTGCCACTTCGGATCGGCCAGTTCTGTCACCAAGTCCAGTTCGGTCAACCAGGCCTGCATCAACCGGGGCGAGACCTGGGCGAACTGAAGCCAGTGCCCGTCTTTCGTCGGCGCCGTCAAAAGGGGGTAGATCAGGAATGCCTGGGGACGGCCCTGGTCGTCGAATGGTGTGTCCATCGGCTCGAAGGCGTCCGGGTAGCGCTGCAGCACCATCTCGTAAAACCAGTTGTAGGGGTCCATCGCGCCCATCCCGGTCACCAGGTTGGACTCCACAAACTGACCACGGCCGCTGGAGTCGCGCTCGATCAGCGCGGCCAGAATGCCGTGCACCGCAGCCTGAGCGGCACCCCACGACGCGTAGGGCACCGAAACGTACACGGGTCCCGGCCGGGGAGTGACTGTCCGCTTTTCGTGCATCACCCCGGTTTTGGCCATGATCAGGGCCTCCCAGCCCTTGTAGTCACGCCACGGACCGGTCGAGCCCCAGCCGGTGATGCTGGCGACGACCAGCCGCGGGTACCGTTTGCCCAGCGACGCTGAAGTCAGGCCGATCCGTTCGGCGGTCGCTGGGCGCAGGGTGTTGACCACGACGTCGGCTCGGTCCATCAGGGCCCGGAGTTGGTCCAGATCCGTCTGGTCGTGCAGGTCGAGGGTGACGCTGCGCTTGCCGCGCAGTAGCGCCGGCCATCCCGCCAGTTGGCGAAGCGGGCTGCCATCGGGGGGTTCCACCATGATCACGTGGGCTCCGCAGTCGGCAAGAAACTGCGTGGCCTGCGCCCCTGGCAGCGTGGTCGACAGGTCCACGACGACAAGGTCGGCGAGTGGGCCTTCGGAAGTCAGGGTGCTCGCCGCCATGATCGCTCCTCGGAGAAACCGCGTGATGTGGACCGGCCGGTGTGACGCCTGCCACGTCAGCTTGGCAGGGCACAAGATTAATGTCAATCCATTATTTAGTGAGGGCGGCGTCGATCATGGTGTCCCGCCCGCTGGCGGCTTGCGGTTACCGAAGGGAATCCGTTTTGACGCTTCTGCCGAAGATCAATCATCAAAACAGTTAAATAATATCGGGATCCCGTAGGTGCGAGATCGAGGTGGCATGGACACAACGTTGCAAGGCCGTACGGCTTTGATCACGGGCGGTGGCAGCGGCATCGGCAGGGGAACCGGCCTGGCGCTGGCCGATCGCGGCGCGGCAGTTGCGGTGCTCGGGCGATCGTTGACGCAATGCGAGCGTACCGCGGACGAAATCGAAAAGCGCGGTGGTGCAGCGATCGCCGTTCGTTGCGACGTGCGTGAGCCCCACGACATCCAGCGCGGAATTGCCGCGGTCACCGACGCCTGGGGGCGCCTCGACATCGTGGTTCACGCCGCCCAGAGTTTCAACTATGGCGCGATACGCAAGCTTTGCGCCGCAGATCTCGACGAGTCCTGGCGCACCGGCCCGATGGCAGCATTCCTGCTCATGCAAGCGGCATTGCCGGCGCTGCGGTCGTCGAAGGGCCTGATCGTCAACGTTGCCTCCGGGGTGGGCATCACGGCGCCGCCGGCGATGGCCGCCTACGCGATGGCCAAAGAAGCTATGCGCGCTCTTACCCGGGTGGCGGCCGTCGAGTGGGGACCGTACGGCATCCGGGCGGTTGTGTTGTGTCCCTTCGCTGCGACGCCGGGTCTCGACAATTTCGAGAATGAGCTCGGGCTGTCTCGTGACAGCGATCTGATCCCGTCCATACCGCTGCGCCGGCTCGGTGATCCTGAAAAGGACGTGGGCCGCGTCGTCGCGTTTCTCGCATCCGACGACGCCAGCTACATCACCGGCACAACCCTGATGGTTGACGGCGGCTATACCTACCTGCGTTGAGAGGCGGTATCGACGAATGAAATGGGGAATCGTCTTCTCCAGCACCGGCTTTCCCGATCCTGACAGTGCTGTTGCACTGGCGCAGGCCGCCGAGCAGGCCGGCTTCGAGTCGTTGTGGGCACCCGAACACGTGATCATGTCCAAGCACCCGGATGCCACGCCCTACCGAGGCTCGCCGGACGGTAGCATGGCCAGGCTGAGCCGCCGTGGCGGCATTCCCGACCCGCTCATCTGGTTCGCCTACGTGGCCGCGACGACCAGCCGGATCCGGTTCGGCACCGGGGTGCTGATTCTGCCGGAGCATCAACCAGTCGTGTTGGCCAAGTCGGCCGCGACGCTAGATCACCTTTCCGGTGGGCGGGTGCTGCTTGGTGTCGGTGTCGGTGAGCTGCCGGAAGAATATCAGGCGGTCGGCATGAACTTCGCCGACCGGGGACGCCGGATGGATGAGTACATCGACGCGATGCGCCGCCTGTGGCGGGAGGACACCGCCTCGTTTCACGGTCGCTACGTCCACTTCGAGCAGGTCGAATGCCGACCGTGGCCGGTGCGACGATCGATCCCGCTGGTGATCGGCGGCGCATCGGATGCGGCGATCCGGCGCGCAGCCACCCGCGGTGACGGCTACTTCCCGTTCATTTTCCCGGGCCACGATCCGGTAGTCGAGCTGCCCCGATTGCTGGATCGCGTGCGTAGCGAGACCCAGGCTGTTGGTCGCGATCCGTCCGCGATGGAATTCACCGCCGGCGGAGCTCGCACGGTCGAAGAGGCAAAGGTCTACGCAGACTTCGGCATCCACCGGCTCACTGTCGCGATTCGCTCCCGCACGATCGCCGACATGCGCGCCGAAGTGGCTCGGCTCGGTGACGAGTTAGTTTCCAGGACAGTCGATTTGTGATTAGTGGTCACTCGGCACGCCTACGTCGGTTCGTCAGCCGACGTAGGCGCGCTGTTGATCGCGACGCGTCCGGATGACGGTGTCGCTGAAGGCGGTGAGGTACTCGGTGGCGGCACCCACCGATGAGGCGTCGACATGCACGATCGCCCACGTCGCACCGAGGCCGGCGAATTCGTCGAGGCGCTCCAATGAGCGCGTGACCGAGTCATGTGCATCGAAGTTGACGACCGGGACGTCGATCTGGATATCGACGCTGGCCGGATCGTGGCCCGCGCTGGACAGCTCGGCGCGCAGTTGCTCGACGGCCCGACCGAACTTCGTCGGGCTATCGATGACGGCGGTGCGAATCGACGACGCCATCGACGGTGGTGCGATGACCGGGCACCAGCCCTGGCCATAACGCACCACTCGCCGACGGGCGGCCTTGCCGTTACCGCCGATCCAGATCGGCGGATGGGGGTGTTGCACCGGGCGGCTAAGCCACATCGGCCCAGTCGCGGCGAAATCGTCTCCGATAACCGGCTCGTCAGGCCGTGTCCAGATCCGTACGAGGGCGTCCAGGCCGCTATCCAGCAAAAAGGCGCGCTGATCAAAAGCCACCCCAAGTGCCGAAAACTCCGAGCGTAGGTAGCCCGCACCCACCCCTGCGATCAACCGACCTCCCGACAAGATATCCAGGCTGGTAAAGGTTTTGGCCGCCAGATACGGGTTGCGGAACGGAAGCACGTACAGGTTCGTCATGACACGGATGCGCGTGGTGACGGCGGCGATGTAGCTCAGGGCGAGTGCCGGCTCGAAGGTGTCGTGGCCGCCGGAGTGTCGCCACTTGGCCGACGGGGCTGGATGATCGCTGAACGCGATGGCGTCGAAACCAGATTCCTCGGCTTGAACCGCCAGTCGCGTGATCAGATCCGGTGCCAGGAATCCCGGAGCAGCATCTGGGATCTCGCTAGGGTACTCGAGCGTGAACTTCACCGGCGAATGTCCATGCCGGCGTCGACCTTGAGCACGCTGCCGGTGAAGCTGCGCCCATACTCAGAGATCAAGAACAAGATTGCATTTGTTACATCCTTGGGTTCGATCATCGGAAAATCGGGTAGCGCGGTCTGCATCGCGTTCACCAGGTGCGGGGTTTGCTCGATCACCTTGAACAGTGCCGGGTTTTCGGTGATCATCGGTGTCGCACAGTTGGTTGGCGCGACCCCGTTGACCCGGATCCGTTCTGGCGCCAAGAAATTGGCATACGACCGCACCAGGCCGGTGATCGCAAGCTTTGACATGTTGTAGGCGTCGGTGCCACCCCGGCCGTCGGTCAGGTCAAGCAATGCCGCCATGGAGCTTGTCGCGACGAGGTTTCCGCCCTGCCCGCGTTCCCTGAGATGTGGGATCGCGACCTGGAAGGTGTTCCATACACCGATCAGCATGACGTCGATACCGAGCCGTAGGGCTTCGGATGCGTCGCGCTCGTCGGGATTGGTCAGGATGACTCCGGCATTGGCGATTACCGTGTCGATATGACCGAACTGCCGCACACCTGCGTCGAACGCGGCCCGCAGCGCGGCGCCATCGCGCACGTCGGCCTTGCGAATCACCATGCCGCGGCCGGTCTTCTCGACCAGACGTGCGGTCTCCTCAAGATCCTCCATCGTCCCGAGCTGGTAAGGCACCATGTCAAGGTCTTCGCAGATGTCGACGCCGACAATGTCGGCGCCTTCCTCGGCGAAGGTCACCGCGTGTGATCTGCCCTGCCCGCGCGCGGCACCGGTAATGAACACAACGCGACCATCCAACAAGCCCATTGCACTTCCTCTCCGTTGACGGTGCAGCCGGGTCGTCGGATCGAATCCTACAACTAGTTTAATAATTAGCAAAGGTGAATCAGCCGCACACACGATGCGGCCGAGAGTCACAAACCAGCACCCCACAAGGAGCACACATGTCGCCATCCCGCGACGGCAGCAGTCCCCGACCACCTGATGACGACTGGTTGGGCACGCCGTTTCTGACATTCACCCGGCAAGGCCCCTTCGCGATCTGCACGATCGATCGACCGGAGGCGCGAAACGCCCTGACCCCCGCAATGTATTTCGGCATTCGCTACGCGATCAGCAGGGTCAACGCCGACGACGGACTTGCCGGTTTGCTGATCACCGGGACTGGCGATGTATTCGCCCCCGGCGGCGACTTGGGCCAGGGTGGTGCCGACGACTGGATGGACTTCGCATCCACCCTGTCCATGGATGTGACGCCGTTTGACACCTTGCGTACCTCAGCCAAGCCCGTGGTCGCCGCGGTTAACGGGCTATGCCAGGGTGGGGGACTGCAGATCGCGCTGTGCAGCGACATGGCTGTCGTCAGCGAGCGCGCGACCTTCCGGGTGCCGGAACTTTTCCGCGGGATCGCCGACACGTACTACAGCCAGATGCTGGCCCGCACCATCGGCCCGGTCCGCACCCGTGACTTGATGTTCACCGGCCGGGTCCTGACCGCCCGGGAGGCACTCGACTGGGGGATGGTGGCGCGCGTGGTTCCTCACCACGAGCTACTCGAATCCGCACGCGAGGTCCTCGCGCAATGCTGTCGGACGGCGCCTGCCGCCAGGGCTTCGATCAAGGCGAGCCTGGACAACTATGTGGGCCTGTTCGACCGCATCGGAATGCAGAGCAGCCTCACCGGTCCCGAGGCCCGGGAGGGATTTCGCGCCTTCAAGGAGAAGCGTTCACCCGAATGGGTCCATGCCGACTTGAGGATTGATGGCCGGCTGTAGGCCCCGCGTGCTTGCGGCAGATTCTGTTCCAAGCCAACCTATTTGGGCGCGAACCGCTGGGCACCGTCCAATCGCAGCACTTCACCGTTGACATAACCGTTGGTGAGCAGGAACACCGCCGCATCCGCGAATTCGCTCGGTTCGCCCAATCTGCGGGGAAACGGGACATTAGCAGCGAATTGCGCGATGGCTTCTTCGCCCACCGACTCCATGATCGGCGTTTTCATGGTTCCTGGGGCGATGGTGTTGACCCGAATGCCGGCTGCGCCCAGATCACGCGCCGCGGCAAGCGTCAGCCCGATGACGCCGGCCTTCGCCGCGGCGTAAGCGCTCTGGCCGATCTGGCCTTCGTAGCCGGCGATCGATGCGGTCAGCACTAGCGCACCGCGCTCACCGCCGTCGCGCGGCTCGGCTGCCGCCACCGCGGCTGCCACCAGCCGTGCCAGGTTATAGGTGCCGTTGAGATAGAGGTCGATCGTCTTGGTGAATCCGCCGAAATCGGCTGGGCTGCCGTCGCGCTGGACGATGCGTTGCGCAACACCGAACCCGCCATGCGCGACAACGGCATACCGCAGCGTTCCGAGATTGTCAGCCACCTCGATAGCGGCGCGGATGCTGTGCTCGTCGGTGACGTCCGTGTCGACATATGCGGCCCGCGGGCCAAGCTCGTCGGCAAGCGCTTTGCCCTTGTCTTGGGCAACGTCGGCGATAACGACGGCAAGGCCCTCGGCGTGCAAGCGTCGTACCGTTGCCTCACCCAATCCACCGGCACCGCCGCTGACGATTGCCGACGCGCCGTTGAATGCTGCTACTGTCACTTCTTCTCCTTACCAGCTAACCGGCCAGGTTGGCGCCGATGATGATGTCCCAAGGGTCTTTGGCGCCGAGCGCGATGTGGCCCAGCGTGCGGGCCTGTCGGCTGGTGCCGCCGAACTCGCCGGCCCAGCTCTGCGCCCGCATCGTGAACAGCCACAGATGGTGTTCGGCGGTCACGCCGATCGCGCCGTGCAACTGATGCGCAATGGCGGTGACCCGGGCTACCGCGCGGCCGAGCACCACCTTGGCGACCGTGATCGCGTACTCCGTCGGTGCGGTGCCGAATCCGTAATCGGTTGCTGCCGCGACGGCGAGCGTCGCGGCAGCACGGGCCCGTTCGATCTCACCGGCCATCGCGGCCAAGGCGTGCTGGACCGACTGAAACGTGCTCAGCGCACGGCCGAACTGGACACGCTCGCGGGTGTGGGACACCGAGGACTCCGCCGCCGCGTCCAACGCGCCGATAACCTGGACGCATCGCGCCCAAGCGCCGCGCTGCAGCAGCTCGGCGCCCACCGAGGCATCGAGCAGGCGGAATCGATGCACCGGCGTGTCGAAGTCCACGCGATCGCGTGGCTCGCCAGCCAGATTGTGGCCGTCGGTGATCTTCACCTGGCCAGCATCGGTCACCGCGACGTGAACGCCGGCGGGGCTACGGGCGGCGAGCACCACCGCGGCCGATGCCCGGGTCCACGGCACATCGTTCGCGGCTCCGGTGATCCGGCTTCCGGCCGGCTTGGCGTCCGCGATCGCGACGGTCAATGGACCGGGGGGCGGCGTGAGGCCGGCCTGCTGCGCCAGCCAGGCCGCAAGCAAATCCGTTTCGGCGAGCGGCACGGCACCGGCGCGGCGGGCCAGCCCGCGCAGCACGGTCGCCAGCTCGGCGGGTCCCGCGCCGAGGTCGGGCGTACTGGTCAAACGGGTCAGTCCGCTGTCCTCCAGGTTCGCCCACAACGCCTGGTCAAACTGCTCGGGTAGCCCGCGGTGGCCGAGACGGGCGTCGAACGACCGACGGCCGATGTCGTCGACCAACTGGCGCAGTTCAGCAATATCGTCGTCGCCGATCGATACGTCAAAAACGCCGCCCGCCAGGGCTTTTTGGGCACTCACCGCAAGCCCATCCCGCGCGCCACGACGGAGCGCAAAACCTCGTTGGTGCCGCCGCGCAGCGTGAACAACGGGCGGTGCAGCCGGCCCGCTCTAAGCAGCGCCTGCAACGCCGGATCGGGTGAGGCATCGCCAAGCAGGTTGGCGACTAGGTCGACGGACTCCTGCTCGAATTGGGTGCCCAGGTCTTTGACCAGCGCCGCCTGGTTGGCGACCTGTTGGCCGTCGGCCAGGGCACGAGCCACCGACACCGATAGTTGCCGCAGCGAGATCAATTGGGCCATCAGTTCTCCCACAGCGGCGGCGATATGGTCATCGACCTCGGGACGATTCGCCAGCTCTCGCACCGCCGCGATGATCAGCGGAGCCGTGGAAAGGAATCGCTCGGGCCCGCTGCGCTCGAACGACAGCTCCGATGTGACCTGACGCCAGCCGTCGCCGATCTCACCAAGCACATCGGCGTCCGGCACGAACACGTCGTCGAAGATCACCTCGTTGAAATGGTGCTCGCCCGACATCAGGACCACCGGGCTGATCGTCACTCCGGGTGAATCACAGGGCACGAGGAACTGGCTCAA encodes:
- a CDS encoding amidohydrolase family protein, translated to MTKIWTNSGDSHFLEPDDLWQSRLPKRLAELTPRAEKDPDGEWETVHVDGQIFRRKLPSSAMVKFAEESMKPQGSRDARARLADLDKEGVWGEVIFPSLGMWASSFRTPELLRACMRASNEWAIDEIMSVSDRYVVTAQVSTLNVDDAVEELQWAADHGFKAVFLPTTPHPSADDWHRESWEPFWAAAEEAGMVLAFHIGTDPVDMTVGGASGGLGLVYRGPGGAVMNYAETTFSGQRAAMKMVASGALDRHPNLKVLISEGGATWVPFLGDRMVEGYRQHHMAVRPKLSRSPKEILYNQVYASFQHDETAVAAYEHMGYRNVMFGSDYPHMEGTFGHTQDTLKTLFDGVSEQTRLRITQGTFYELFPHVPPVPAEAA
- a CDS encoding TetR/AcrR family transcriptional regulator, encoding MVGSELPAAMRRRNASGEATRVMLMEVAERLFATRGIQAVTLREIQEAAGQANTSVIRYHFGSRDGLIRALIAFRQHTLGRVRQQMLERMREEGKEADPRAVVWLLVRPLADSIKAGEMFVPFLARLAEDPRARSDYWPDHLDDDWTQEKLEALVEAALQDLPERIRRGRTFQLYIGIINVLGQSARSSQGISEAQLHNFVDGWVGLLTAPVSYETRALLTQSRGS
- a CDS encoding CaiB/BaiF CoA transferase family protein; the encoded protein is MAASTLTSEGPLADLVVVDLSTTLPGAQATQFLADCGAHVIMVEPPDGSPLRQLAGWPALLRGKRSVTLDLHDQTDLDQLRALMDRADVVVNTLRPATAERIGLTSASLGKRYPRLVVASITGWGSTGPWRDYKGWEALIMAKTGVMHEKRTVTPRPGPVYVSVPYASWGAAQAAVHGILAALIERDSSGRGQFVESNLVTGMGAMDPYNWFYEMVLQRYPDAFEPMDTPFDDQGRPQAFLIYPLLTAPTKDGHWLQFAQVSPRLMQAWLTELDLVTELADPKWQGFPMLPSAELRTEWWDMMLQRVRARTLAEWEQAFAANHDLSGELFRSPQASLDHPQVRHEGRAVTVIDPELGAVRQPSTLIHAEGKPLTRLRPAPRLGEHNAELTLDAPAAPPVTPSPGGGPRDLPLHGLTILEFGSMFAGPYGATLLTDLGARVIKVEPLDGDNIRTLVAFPEAGGAKVLQGKESVAIDFTKPEGLELVYELVKHVDAVLQCFRGQAAKRAKIDEATLKAVNPDLVFVSAPGYGIDGPYAHRAAYAPSIGAASGLAVMDSRDAARPPTDLDDVHRKAAALFAGSAAPAVQADGIAALGVASALLVGLYAKRRGLQLPNMVTTMLGTALQALIAYNTSYAGRRQDETVDEEFYGLNALYRMYRAADGWIFLAAPLPQEWPAFAKAMSVYVDLEADERFTTAAARAVNDAALADALTPVFASKSKLDWERELTSQDIGCVEVVERNPELELQTDPYFEAGYSVEAVSPIFDRHRRLAPLCRFSRSRTKADAGCTIGQHTDAVLREIGLDDDRIADLRSRRIIGAG
- a CDS encoding SDR family NAD(P)-dependent oxidoreductase, producing the protein MDTTLQGRTALITGGGSGIGRGTGLALADRGAAVAVLGRSLTQCERTADEIEKRGGAAIAVRCDVREPHDIQRGIAAVTDAWGRLDIVVHAAQSFNYGAIRKLCAADLDESWRTGPMAAFLLMQAALPALRSSKGLIVNVASGVGITAPPAMAAYAMAKEAMRALTRVAAVEWGPYGIRAVVLCPFAATPGLDNFENELGLSRDSDLIPSIPLRRLGDPEKDVGRVVAFLASDDASYITGTTLMVDGGYTYLR
- a CDS encoding LLM class F420-dependent oxidoreductase; this encodes MKWGIVFSSTGFPDPDSAVALAQAAEQAGFESLWAPEHVIMSKHPDATPYRGSPDGSMARLSRRGGIPDPLIWFAYVAATTSRIRFGTGVLILPEHQPVVLAKSAATLDHLSGGRVLLGVGVGELPEEYQAVGMNFADRGRRMDEYIDAMRRLWREDTASFHGRYVHFEQVECRPWPVRRSIPLVIGGASDAAIRRAATRGDGYFPFIFPGHDPVVELPRLLDRVRSETQAVGRDPSAMEFTAGGARTVEEAKVYADFGIHRLTVAIRSRTIADMRAEVARLGDELVSRTVDL
- a CDS encoding TIGR03619 family F420-dependent LLM class oxidoreductase; translation: MKFTLEYPSEIPDAAPGFLAPDLITRLAVQAEESGFDAIAFSDHPAPSAKWRHSGGHDTFEPALALSYIAAVTTRIRVMTNLYVLPFRNPYLAAKTFTSLDILSGGRLIAGVGAGYLRSEFSALGVAFDQRAFLLDSGLDALVRIWTRPDEPVIGDDFAATGPMWLSRPVQHPHPPIWIGGNGKAARRRVVRYGQGWCPVIAPPSMASSIRTAVIDSPTKFGRAVEQLRAELSSAGHDPASVDIQIDVPVVNFDAHDSVTRSLERLDEFAGLGATWAIVHVDASSVGAATEYLTAFSDTVIRTRRDQQRAYVG
- a CDS encoding mycofactocin-coupled SDR family oxidoreductase, whose protein sequence is MGLLDGRVVFITGAARGQGRSHAVTFAEEGADIVGVDICEDLDMVPYQLGTMEDLEETARLVEKTGRGMVIRKADVRDGAALRAAFDAGVRQFGHIDTVIANAGVILTNPDERDASEALRLGIDVMLIGVWNTFQVAIPHLRERGQGGNLVATSSMAALLDLTDGRGGTDAYNMSKLAITGLVRSYANFLAPERIRVNGVAPTNCATPMITENPALFKVIEQTPHLVNAMQTALPDFPMIEPKDVTNAILFLISEYGRSFTGSVLKVDAGMDIRR
- a CDS encoding enoyl-CoA hydratase/isomerase family protein; protein product: MSPSRDGSSPRPPDDDWLGTPFLTFTRQGPFAICTIDRPEARNALTPAMYFGIRYAISRVNADDGLAGLLITGTGDVFAPGGDLGQGGADDWMDFASTLSMDVTPFDTLRTSAKPVVAAVNGLCQGGGLQIALCSDMAVVSERATFRVPELFRGIADTYYSQMLARTIGPVRTRDLMFTGRVLTAREALDWGMVARVVPHHELLESAREVLAQCCRTAPAARASIKASLDNYVGLFDRIGMQSSLTGPEAREGFRAFKEKRSPEWVHADLRIDGRL
- a CDS encoding SDR family oxidoreductase; protein product: MTVAAFNGASAIVSGGAGGLGEATVRRLHAEGLAVVIADVAQDKGKALADELGPRAAYVDTDVTDEHSIRAAIEVADNLGTLRYAVVAHGGFGVAQRIVQRDGSPADFGGFTKTIDLYLNGTYNLARLVAAAVAAAEPRDGGERGALVLTASIAGYEGQIGQSAYAAAKAGVIGLTLAAARDLGAAGIRVNTIAPGTMKTPIMESVGEEAIAQFAANVPFPRRLGEPSEFADAAVFLLTNGYVNGEVLRLDGAQRFAPK